A genomic window from Yoonia rosea includes:
- the ugpA gene encoding sn-glycerol-3-phosphate ABC transporter permease UgpA yields MEKRVIFRGWLLPALLIAPQVLISAVFFFYPAGQAIWQSLFIPDPFGLSSQFVGLGNFEFLLSDRFYRASFATTAVFSILVTLCSMIPALFLAVIADRLIKGSGVYRTMLIWPYAVAPAIAGVLWLFMFNTRVGVVSWYLGTLGYDWNHVLNGGEAMGLVVVASAWGRISYNFLFFFAALQAVPRSVIEAAAIDGARFWKRFWTIVLPLLSPTTFFLLVVNVVYSFFETFGVIHTITSGGPQQSTTILVYKVFSDGFVGQDLGSSSAQSVILLVVVGLLTIIQFKFVEKRVHY; encoded by the coding sequence ATGGAAAAACGCGTCATATTTCGGGGCTGGTTACTGCCCGCATTGCTGATTGCACCGCAGGTTTTGATTTCCGCGGTCTTCTTTTTCTATCCGGCGGGTCAGGCGATATGGCAGTCGCTGTTCATACCCGACCCCTTTGGCCTGTCATCGCAATTCGTGGGCCTTGGCAATTTCGAATTTCTGCTGAGTGACAGGTTTTATCGCGCCTCCTTTGCGACTACGGCGGTGTTTTCCATCCTTGTAACACTGTGCTCGATGATCCCCGCCCTTTTCCTTGCCGTGATCGCGGACCGCTTGATCAAAGGGTCAGGCGTTTACCGCACGATGCTGATCTGGCCTTACGCTGTCGCACCTGCAATCGCAGGCGTTCTCTGGCTCTTTATGTTCAACACCCGTGTGGGCGTCGTGTCCTGGTACCTTGGCACCCTTGGCTATGACTGGAACCATGTGCTGAATGGTGGCGAGGCGATGGGACTTGTTGTTGTCGCATCCGCATGGGGGCGGATCAGCTATAATTTCCTGTTCTTTTTTGCCGCACTGCAGGCTGTGCCCCGCTCCGTGATCGAAGCCGCAGCCATTGATGGTGCACGGTTCTGGAAGCGGTTCTGGACGATCGTTCTGCCACTCCTGTCGCCAACGACGTTCTTTTTGTTGGTGGTGAACGTGGTCTATTCCTTCTTTGAAACCTTTGGTGTGATCCACACGATCACCTCTGGCGGACCGCAACAATCAACGACGATCTTGGTTTATAAGGTCTTCTCGGACGGCTTTGTCGGGCAGGATCTGGGGTCGTCCTCGGCACAATCCGTCATCCTGCTTGTCGTTGTGGGCCTGTTGACGATCATCCAGTTCAAGTTTGTCGAAAAGCGGGTGCATTACTGA
- the ugpB gene encoding sn-glycerol-3-phosphate ABC transporter substrate-binding protein UgpB produces the protein MKNSMIGALAVSTMLTPIAASAQTEIQFWHAFTGRLGELVAAQVEEFNASQSDYVVVQSHKGNYSETLNAGIAAFRAGEQPHILMVFEVGTATMMAATGAVRPAYEVMAQAGGALDQDAYIGAVKGYYTSTEGDMLSLPFNASTPVLWVNRDAMAAAGVDPDTDLSTWQNVDAVLTALQEGGEDCPLVTAWQSWIHLENFSAYHDVPFASQDNGFAGVDTELMLNGEAQIAHLTAMGQWAQDGKFIYTGRRNEGGANFRSGECALFTESSAGYAGITAEAEFDFDVRPLPYWEGVGNAPQNTIIGGASLWVMEGHEADEYTGAGAFLNFLSSSDVQAKWHQDTGYLPITAEASAATAASGFYEANPGTDIAVIQMTANEPTANSKGLRLGSFDQIRGIIDEELEAIWAGDKSAQEAMDSAKERGDALLRRFEAANR, from the coding sequence ATGAAAAATTCAATGATCGGCGCGCTCGCCGTATCCACAATGCTGACGCCGATTGCCGCGTCTGCGCAAACAGAAATCCAGTTTTGGCATGCGTTTACTGGCCGTCTTGGCGAATTGGTCGCGGCGCAAGTTGAAGAATTCAACGCAAGCCAAAGCGACTATGTTGTCGTGCAAAGTCACAAAGGCAACTACTCGGAAACACTGAACGCTGGCATTGCGGCGTTCCGCGCGGGCGAACAGCCGCATATTCTTATGGTGTTCGAAGTCGGCACAGCCACAATGATGGCCGCCACAGGTGCCGTGCGCCCCGCATATGAAGTCATGGCACAAGCGGGTGGGGCCCTTGATCAAGACGCATATATCGGCGCGGTCAAAGGGTATTATACGTCCACGGAAGGCGACATGCTGTCCTTGCCATTCAATGCGTCTACACCTGTTTTGTGGGTCAACCGCGATGCAATGGCCGCAGCGGGCGTCGATCCTGACACTGACCTGTCCACATGGCAGAACGTCGATGCGGTGCTGACTGCGCTTCAGGAAGGCGGAGAGGATTGCCCTCTTGTCACCGCTTGGCAAAGCTGGATCCATCTGGAAAACTTCTCGGCCTATCATGACGTCCCATTTGCATCTCAAGACAACGGGTTTGCGGGTGTGGACACGGAATTGATGCTGAACGGGGAAGCGCAGATCGCGCATCTGACGGCGATGGGTCAATGGGCGCAGGATGGTAAATTCATCTATACCGGACGTCGCAATGAAGGTGGTGCGAACTTCCGTTCCGGCGAATGTGCGTTGTTTACCGAAAGCTCGGCAGGGTACGCAGGTATCACCGCAGAGGCCGAATTCGACTTTGATGTGCGTCCGCTTCCGTATTGGGAAGGCGTTGGCAACGCGCCACAGAACACGATCATTGGCGGGGCCTCTTTGTGGGTCATGGAAGGCCACGAGGCCGATGAATACACGGGCGCCGGCGCATTCCTGAACTTCCTGTCGTCTTCGGATGTCCAAGCCAAGTGGCACCAGGACACGGGCTATTTGCCGATCACAGCCGAAGCGAGCGCCGCAACCGCGGCCTCCGGTTTCTATGAAGCAAATCCCGGAACAGACATTGCGGTAATCCAGATGACCGCAAACGAGCCGACGGCCAATTCCAAAGGCCTCCGTCTTGGGTCGTTTGACCAGATCCGCGGCATCATCGACGAAGAGCTCGAAGCGATCTGGGCTGGTGACAAATCCGCCCAGGAGGCGATGGACAGTGCCAAAGAGCGTGGCGACGCCTTGCTGCGCCGCTTTGAAGCTGCGAACCGCTAG